In Agromyces sp. G08B096, a genomic segment contains:
- a CDS encoding succinic semialdehyde dehydrogenase, giving the protein MRAQTASPALFASLADDVVASGSDTISVPVPATGEPHHDLPRSSGDDVRDAVSRARLAQLAWARAGFAHRRRVLLRAHDLILQRSDLLLDLIQTESGKTRGQALEEVFEAASVTRYNALTAAATLRGRRARGGIPLVVSTRVRYAPKGVVGVITPWNYALSLAAMDVVPALAAGCAVVQKADDQGALSILALRRAFIEAGVPEALWAVVAGEAAEAGEALTDEVDYICFTGSTATGRRIAEKAGRRLVGASLELGGKNAMIVLDDVDPEQAAADAAYACFAAMGQLCVSIERIYVHRRIAGPFQRALVARLRDARIGTSLDFESDFGSLASSAQLERVRSHLDDAVAKGATVLVGGEPRTDVGPWCFSPTVLTGVTPEMRVYGEETFGAIASLYVVDSDEEAVLAANASEYGLNASVLTRSTSRGRRIADSLAAGSVNLGEGYRGSFSSVAAPMGGVKASGVGRRNGREGLLRFVEPVTVSRATGLLQLPRTGGEFRVLAGPFLLLARVLKAIRRA; this is encoded by the coding sequence ATGCGCGCCCAGACGGCCTCCCCCGCCCTGTTCGCGAGCCTCGCCGACGATGTGGTCGCGTCAGGCTCCGACACCATCTCCGTGCCCGTCCCCGCGACGGGTGAGCCGCATCACGACCTGCCGCGCTCGAGCGGAGACGACGTGCGCGACGCCGTCTCGCGGGCGAGGCTCGCCCAGCTCGCCTGGGCACGCGCCGGCTTCGCCCACCGGCGCCGGGTGCTGCTGCGCGCCCACGACCTGATCCTGCAGCGCAGCGACCTGCTGCTCGACCTCATCCAGACCGAGAGCGGCAAGACCCGCGGCCAGGCGCTCGAGGAGGTCTTCGAAGCGGCATCCGTGACTCGCTACAACGCGCTCACCGCCGCGGCGACGCTGCGTGGCCGGCGCGCACGCGGGGGCATCCCGCTCGTCGTCTCGACCCGCGTGCGCTACGCGCCGAAGGGCGTCGTCGGCGTCATCACGCCGTGGAACTACGCGCTGAGCCTCGCCGCGATGGACGTCGTGCCTGCGCTCGCGGCCGGATGCGCCGTGGTGCAGAAGGCCGACGACCAGGGCGCGCTGTCGATCCTCGCGCTGCGGCGCGCGTTCATCGAGGCGGGCGTGCCCGAGGCGCTCTGGGCCGTCGTCGCCGGCGAGGCGGCCGAGGCCGGCGAAGCGCTCACCGACGAGGTCGACTACATCTGCTTCACCGGCTCCACCGCGACCGGGCGGCGCATCGCCGAGAAGGCCGGCCGCCGTCTCGTGGGCGCCTCGCTCGAACTCGGCGGCAAGAACGCGATGATCGTGCTCGACGACGTCGACCCCGAACAGGCCGCCGCGGACGCCGCGTACGCGTGCTTCGCCGCGATGGGTCAGCTCTGCGTCTCGATCGAGCGCATCTACGTCCACCGGCGCATCGCGGGCCCGTTCCAGCGCGCGCTCGTGGCGCGGCTGCGCGACGCCCGCATCGGCACCTCGCTCGACTTCGAGTCGGACTTCGGCTCGCTCGCGAGTTCGGCGCAGCTCGAGCGGGTGCGCTCCCACCTCGACGACGCCGTCGCGAAGGGCGCGACCGTGCTGGTCGGCGGCGAACCGCGCACGGATGTCGGGCCGTGGTGCTTCTCCCCCACGGTGCTCACCGGGGTCACCCCCGAGATGCGCGTGTACGGCGAGGAGACGTTCGGCGCGATCGCCTCGCTGTACGTGGTCGACAGCGACGAGGAGGCCGTGCTCGCGGCGAACGCGAGCGAGTACGGGCTGAACGCGTCGGTGCTCACGCGTTCGACGTCGCGCGGGCGGCGGATCGCCGACTCGCTCGCCGCCGGCAGCGTGAACCTCGGCGAGGGCTACCGGGGCTCGTTCTCCTCGGTGGCCGCGCCGATGGGCGGCGTCAAGGCGTCGGGGGTCGGCCGGCGCAACGGCCGCGAAGGGCTGCTGCGGTTCGTCGAGCCCGTCACGGTGTCGCGGGCGACGGGGCTGCTTCAGCTGCCCCGGACGGGAGGCGAGTTCCGCGTGCTCGCCGGACCGTTCTTGCTGCTCGCCCGGGTGCTGAAGGCGATCCGCCGGGCCTGA
- a CDS encoding MFS transporter, with product MTAPERPLPRGVVARYAIGSIGTGGFATLPGLVLVYYLTDTLGVAALAAGLVVTAAKVWDVVIDPFIGERSDRALARTGTRRTWMLAGAALLPVGFALTFAVPAGIGPVGSAIWVCLAFLATATAFSVFQVPYLALPAELTAGYDDRTRLLTWRVVVLTVAILAFGAGGPEVRAAFDDEHVGYLVMAIVAGLAIGAGMLVASTTAVRRAPRPSAAAGAPGGGLRDGYREGLDALRRSAPFRALLATFVLQGLATGLMLAGAQFVATWVLRSESAVTLLFVALIAPAVLCAPLWAALARRVGKESGFAIASSVFAVAALSLVGMLWTPGAWVYVPVGVAGAAYAGMQSLPMAMLPDVISHDAARHGADRAGSFSGVWTAGETAGMALGATLLSIVLAVTGYLESTGAEVVEQGAGAVAGIVMSFSVLPAALVALSLIALRGYHLRRDDVDGTTTPAELAADAAPATGAPQEGSR from the coding sequence ATGACCGCACCGGAGCGTCCCCTCCCGCGCGGCGTCGTGGCGAGGTACGCGATCGGATCGATCGGCACCGGCGGGTTCGCGACGCTGCCCGGGCTCGTGCTCGTGTACTACCTGACCGACACGCTGGGCGTCGCCGCGCTCGCCGCGGGTCTGGTCGTGACGGCCGCGAAGGTGTGGGACGTGGTGATCGACCCGTTCATCGGCGAACGGAGCGATCGCGCGCTGGCCCGCACGGGCACCCGGCGCACGTGGATGCTCGCGGGTGCCGCACTGCTGCCCGTGGGCTTCGCGCTCACGTTCGCCGTTCCCGCCGGCATCGGCCCCGTCGGGTCGGCGATCTGGGTGTGCCTGGCGTTCCTCGCGACCGCCACGGCGTTCAGCGTCTTCCAGGTGCCCTACCTCGCGCTGCCGGCCGAGCTCACGGCGGGGTACGACGACCGCACGCGGCTGCTGACCTGGCGGGTCGTGGTGCTCACGGTCGCGATCCTCGCGTTCGGGGCGGGAGGTCCGGAGGTCCGTGCCGCGTTCGACGACGAGCACGTCGGCTACCTGGTGATGGCGATCGTCGCCGGCCTCGCGATCGGCGCCGGCATGCTGGTCGCGTCGACGACGGCGGTGCGCCGCGCGCCCCGACCCTCCGCGGCGGCCGGGGCGCCCGGCGGGGGCCTCCGTGACGGATACCGTGAGGGGCTCGACGCGCTCCGGCGCAGCGCCCCGTTCCGAGCGCTCCTCGCGACGTTCGTGCTGCAGGGACTCGCGACGGGGCTCATGCTCGCCGGCGCCCAGTTCGTGGCGACCTGGGTGCTGCGTTCGGAATCCGCCGTGACGCTGCTCTTCGTCGCGCTCATCGCGCCGGCGGTGCTCTGCGCGCCCCTCTGGGCCGCGCTCGCGCGGCGCGTCGGGAAGGAGAGCGGGTTCGCCATCGCGAGTTCCGTCTTCGCGGTCGCCGCCCTCTCCCTGGTCGGCATGCTGTGGACGCCGGGCGCGTGGGTGTACGTGCCGGTCGGCGTCGCGGGTGCCGCGTACGCGGGCATGCAGTCGCTGCCCATGGCCATGCTCCCCGATGTGATCTCGCACGACGCCGCACGGCACGGCGCCGACCGGGCCGGCAGCTTCAGCGGCGTCTGGACCGCGGGCGAGACGGCCGGCATGGCGCTCGGCGCGACGCTGCTGTCCATCGTGCTCGCCGTCACGGGCTACCTCGAGTCCACGGGGGCCGAGGTCGTCGAACAGGGCGCCGGCGCCGTCGCCGGCATCGTGATGAGCTTCAGCGTGCTGCCGGCCGCGCTCGTCGCCCTGAGCCTCATCGCGCTCCGCGGGTACCACCTCCGGCGCGACGACGTCGACGGCACCACCACCCCGGCGGAGCTCGCCGCCGATGCCGCGCCGGCGACGGGCGCACCCCAGGAAGGAAGCCGATGA